In Thunnus thynnus chromosome 4, fThuThy2.1, whole genome shotgun sequence, a genomic segment contains:
- the id1 gene encoding DNA-binding protein inhibitor ID-1 has protein sequence MKVVGSTCALKSKVGGEDVVRCLSDQSLTISKCKIPLLDEQMSVFLQDMNSCYSKLKELVPTLPTNKKASKVEILQHVIDYIWDLQVELDEPEKSRQHSASSVPRTPLTTLNAELASITVENGCSDDRIMCR, from the exons ATGAAGGTTGTCGGATCTACCTGTGCCCTGAAGAGCAAGGTCGGCGGCGAGGATGTGGTCCGCTGCCTGTCCGACCAGAGCCTGACCATCTCCAAATGCAAGATCCCGCTGCTGGACGAGCAGATGAGCGTCTTCCTCCAGGACATGAACAGCTGCTACAGCAAGCTGAAGGAGCTTGTGCCCACCCTGCCCACCAACAAGAAGGCCAGCAAAGTGGAGATCCTGCAGCACGTCATCGACTACATCTGGGACCTGCAGGTCGAGCTGGACGAGCCGGAGAAGAGCCGCCAGCACTCCGCCAGCAGCGTACCCCGCACACCGCTGACCACCCTGAATGCAGAGCTCGCCAGCATCACAGTTGAG AATGGATGCTCAGATGACAGGATTATGTGCCGTTAA